Proteins encoded in a region of the Leishmania donovani BPK282A1 complete genome, chromosome 14 genome:
- a CDS encoding fatty acid elongase, putative — MDILTRHLQAMADAVDFPYMDRWLEDHIDIPIVATALYLILVHVVSKTFMKNRPAYNLRTLNIVWNLLLSLFSFVGAYYCVPRLYELVTAPAISGLEPSSLRYVANMTPAMRRNIVIPPGFREGVDAVSVRGSLDTSMCVFKDDMYRRNISGLLCLAFMFSKIPEMLDTAFLVFQKKPVIFLHWYHHVTVMLYCWHAWMSSTSSGLWFVCMNYGVHSIMYFYYFVAACGYSKLVRPVAPLITFLQIAQMVVGSVIAVYVFYMDQFGGGCDCRSSNAKLALMMYVSYFILFTNFFRSRYIKKKPKSASPSALPVRLNNDYKKYE, encoded by the coding sequence ATGGACATTCTCACGCGACACTTGCAGGCCATGGCGGATGCCGTCGACTTTCCGTATATGGATCGCTGGCTGGAGGACCATATTGACATTCCCATCGTCGCCACGGCACTGTACCTGATCCTCGTCCATGTCGTGAGCAAAACCTTTATGAAGAACCGCCCCGCCTACAACCTGCGCACCTTGAACATCGTGTGGAACTTGCTTCtgtccctcttctccttcgttGGCGCCTACTACTGTGTGCCGCGTCTGTACGAGTTGGTGACGGCGCCCGCGATCAGCGGGTTAGAGCCGAGCTCGCTGCGATATGTTGCGAACATGACGCCAGCCATGCGCCGCAACATCGTCATCCCGCCTGGGTTCCGCGAGGGTGTCGATGCTGTAAGCGTCCGCGGCTCCCTGGACACGTCGATGTGCGTCTTCAAGGATGACATGTACCGCCGCAACATCTCGGGACTCCTTTGCCTGGCCTTCATGTTCAGCAAGATCCCTGAGATGCTCGACACCGCCTTCCTTGTCTTTCAGAAGAAGCCCGTCATCTTCCTCCACTGGTATCACCACGTCACCGTCATGCTGTACTGCTGGCATGCGTGGATGTCATCAACCAGCAGCGGGCTGTGGTTTGTCTGCATGAACTACGGCGTGCACTCCATCATGTACTTCTACTACTTTGTGGCGGCCTGCGGGTACAGCAAGCTGGTGCGACCTGTCGCCCCGCTCATCACCTTCCTGCAGATCGCTCAGATGGTGGTCGGCAGCGTCATTGCCGTGTATGTATTCTACATGGACCAGTTCGGAGGCGGTTGCGACTGCCGCTCGTCGAACGCGAAGCTGGCATTGATGATGTACGTCTCCTACTTCATCCTCTTCACCAACTTCTTTCGTAGTCGGTACATCAAGAAGAAGCCGAAGTCGGCCTcaccgtcggcgctgccggtgagGTTGAACAACGACTACAAGAAGTACGAGTGA
- a CDS encoding fatty acid elongase, putative — protein MEWINTPASFKGSSARNFLDAAPDYPLYAALLYLIIVFFLPGLIERRGWKFDITYLVAAWNLALSLVSVFGSYYCVQNLFHAIWIEKGFHATCCAQLSVRHSENFGGKQLRNDYYAPSPDGAFDHSNIHKHNPRIATYTHQLLDKNYDGPRAFYTALFMYLKTPELLDTLFLVLQRKPVSFLHWYHHIVTAIYCWHASYVLIPSGIVFCAMNYFVHSFMYFYYFLVMMGLRKSIRPFAPVITLLQVLQMFIGMYITVYTYFQYWLGPEYSNTLFFKLFEVVLSNAYHAYCNAKSVVTTGALASQVPAFDMSDRFWGCDSDPTCMRMGMLMYGSYCVLFAVLFKELYLDKRVHENSLVLARKEQQAREGKFKGEMNGNGVTTPAVAGAKPTAA, from the coding sequence ATGGAGTGGATCAACACTCCAGCCAGCTTCAAGGGCAGTTCTGCGCGCAACTTCCTTGACGCCGCACCCGACTACCCGCTCTACGCCGCCCTGCTGTACCTCATCATCGTCTTCTTCCTTCCTGGGCTGATTGAGCGGCGTGGGTGGAAGTTTGACATCACGTACCTCGTCGCTGCCTGGAACCTTGCCCTGTCTCTTGTGTCGGTGTTCGGCTCCTATTACTGTGTGCAGAACCTCTTTCACGCGATCTGGATCGAAAAAGGCTTCCAcgcgacgtgctgcgcgcagcTGTCCGTGCGTCACTCGGAGAACTTCGGGGGCAAACAACTCCGCAACGATTACTACGCCCCAAGCCCGGATGGCGCCTTCGACCACAGCAACATCCACAAGCACAACCCCCGCATCGCGACATACACGCACCAGCTTCTGGACAAGAACTATGACGGCCCGCGCGCATTTTACACGGCGCTCTTCATGTACCTCAAGACACCCGAGCTGCTCGACACGCTCTTcctcgtgctgcagcgcaagccCGTCTCCTTTCTGCACTGGTACCACCACATCGTCACCGCCATCTACTGTTGGCATGCCTCATACGTGCTCATCCCGAGCGGCATCGTCTTCTGCGCCATGAACTACTTCGTGCACTCCTTCATGTACTTCTACTACTTCCTCGTCATGATGGGGCTGCGCAAGTCGATTCGCCCCTTCGCGCCGGTgatcacgctgctgcaggtgctgcagatgTTCATTGGCATGTACATCACCGTGTACACGTACTTCCAGTACTGGCTGGGCCCCGAGTACAGCAACACGCTCTTCTTCAAGCTCTTCGAGGTGGTGCTCAGCAACGCCTACCACGCGTACTGCAACGCGAAGAGCGTCGTGACGACtggcgcgctggcgtcgcaGGTGCCCGCGTTCGACATGTCTGACCGGTTCTGGGGCTGTGACAGCGACCCAACATGTATGCGCATGGGCATGCTGATGTATGGCAGCTACTGCGTGCTGTTCGCGGTGCTGTTCAAGGAGCTGTACCTGGACAAGCGCGTACACGAGAACAGCCTCGTGCTGGCGCgcaaggagcagcaggcgaggGAGGGCAAGTTCAAAGGCGAGATGAACGGCAATGGCGTCACCACccccgccgtcgccggcgcgaAGCCCACGGCGGCGTAG
- a CDS encoding fatty acid elongase, putative encodes MVRAVLQAMLNIGGLPSQFVGDIAETFFDDYFDILVYSEVLYVLIVFLGPKAMESREPYRLKYLIAAWNLALSFLSLCGTIGVSIMLMHSLEERGMYETTCYLDKNLYDGELTFWLFAFLLSKIPEMLDTVFLVLTKKPIIFLHWYHHLTVTVFCWYAGYTLIASGVWFASMNYAVHTVMYFYYFLCSLGMRKFIRPIAPFITGAQLLQMVVGTIIVLYTFYYSYISERGCGVDHRTIRMGLCMYGSYFVLFATLFVHLYMKKGAATKSRKTETAAAAAAAHQNGKPVDGAKNGCSAAAMKKQ; translated from the coding sequence ATGgtgcgcgcggtgctgcaggcgatGTTGAACATCGGTGGTCTGCCGAGCCAATTCGTCGGCGATATCGCAGAGACCTTCTTTGATGACTACTTCGACATCCTCGTCTACAGTGAAGTGCTGTACGTGCTCATAGTCTTCCTCGGCCCCAAGGCGATGGAGAGCCGCGAGCCGTATCGGCTGAAGTACCTCATTGCCGCGTGGAACCTAGcgctctcctttctttccttGTGTGGCACTATCGGCGTTAGCATCATGCTCATGCACTCGCTAGAGGAACGTGGCATGTACGAGACGACCTGCTACCTCGACAAGAACCTCTACGACGGCGAGCTCACCTTCTGGCTCTTCGCGTTTCTGCTCAGCAAGATCCCAGAGATGCTTGACACGGTCTTCCTCGTTCTCACGAAGAAGCCTATCATCTTCTTGCACTGGTACCACCACCTCACGGTGACGGTCTTCTGCTGGTACGCTGGCTACACGCTTATTGCCAGCGGCGTATGGTTCGCCAGCATGAACTACGCCGTGCACACTGTCATGTACTTCTACTACTTCCTGTGCTCTCTGGGCATGCGCAAGTTCATTCGGCCGATCGCGCCGTTCATTACGggggcgcagctgctgcagatggTCGTGGGCACGATCATTGTTCTCTACACCTTCTACTACAGCTACATCAGcgagcgcggctgcggcgttgACCACCGCACGATCCGCATGGGGCTGTGCATGTACGGCAGCTACTTTGTGCTCTTCGCGACGCTTTTTGTTCACCTTTACATGAAGAAGGGCGCGGCGACAAAGTCCCGGAagacggagacggcggcagcggcagcggcagctcatCAAAACGGGAAGCCCGTCGATGGTGCCAAGAACGgttgcagcgctgcggccaTGAAAAAGCAGTGA
- a CDS encoding fatty acid elongase, puatative: METVRGFWDWVNDYPRNFKSEHGRDFLDSYPDYPVYSTIAFLLVVFYLPDYIERHSIRLPIRYLVAAWNLFLSVVSTYGTIQVTMQIPYLLRTRTLHNTMCELPIADGRDNNLVSRRAAIVYAHQQGLMKRGVVFKWQRTPADIQQRDAELFYDGPSTFAVAMFGYLKTPELLDTLFLVLQRKPVSFLHWYHHIVTAIYVWLSSYMPMPSGIVFCAMNYFVHPFMYFYYFLVMMGLRKSIRPFAPVITLLQVLQMFIGMYITVYTYFQYWLGPEYSNTLFFKLFEVVLSNAYHAYCNAKSVVTTGALASQVPAFDMSDRFWGCDSDPTCMRMGMLMYGSYCVLFAVLFKELYLDKRIHENSLVLARAHCSSDQAN, encoded by the coding sequence ATGGAGACAGTTCGCGGATTCTGGGATTGGGTAAACGACTACCCGCGCAACTTCAAGTCCGAGCACGGCCGCGACTTCCTCGATAGCTACCCCGACTATCCAGTGTACTCGACGATCGCGTTTCTGCTGGTTGTCTTCTACCTGCCGGACTACATTGAGCGGCACAGCATCCGGCTGCCTATCCGCTACCTTGTGGCAGCGTGGAACCTGTTTCTCTCGGTCGTCTCCACCTATGGCACGATACAGGTCACCATGCAAATTCCGtacctgctgcgcacgcgcaccttACACAACACCATGTGCGAGCTGCCCATCGCGGACGGTCGTGATAACAACCTTGTGTCGCGTCGCGCCGCCATTGTTTATGCGCACCAGCAGGGGCTCATGAAGCGCGGTGTCGTCTTTAAGTGGCAACGCACGCCGGCTGACATTCAGCAACGCGATGCAGAGCTCTTCTACGACGGCCCCTCCACGTTCGCTGTTGCGATGTTCGGCTACCTCAAGACACCCGAGCTGCTCGACACGCTCTTcctcgtgctgcagcgcaagccCGTCTCCTTTCTGCACTGGTACCACCACATCGTCACCGCCATCTACGTGTGGCTGTCGTCGTACatgccaatgccgagcggCATCGTCTTCTGCGCCATGAACTACTTCGTGCACCCCTTCATGTACTTCTACTACTTCCTCGTCATGATGGGGCTGCGCAAGTCGATTCGCCCCTTCGCGCCGGTgatcacgctgctgcaggtgctgcagatgTTCATTGGCATGTACATCACCGTGTACACGTACTTCCAGTACTGGCTGGGCCCCGAGTACAGCAACACGCTCTTCTTCAAGCTCTTCGAGGTGGTGCTCAGCAACGCCTACCACGCGTACTGCAACGCGAAGAGCGTCGTGACGACtggcgcgctggcgtcgcaGGTGCCCGCGTTCGACATGTCTGACCGGTTCTGGGGCTGTGACAGCGACCCAACATGTATGCGCATGGGCATGCTGATGTATGGCAGCTACTGCGTGCTGTTCGCGGTGCTGTTCAAGGAGCTGTACCTGGACAAGCGCATACACGAGAACAGCCTcgtgctggcgcgcgcgcactgctCAAGCGATCAAGCGAACTGA
- a CDS encoding fatty acid elongase, putative: protein MESAAPSSTVTATSLTASSPSLSNPFLWAHHYITSFKGGKAHQWMCASPHIPLLIVVGYFLLVHAGPRVFSRLLGGKPVPGLAPIVAIWNLFFSIASTIGFCYCAPFLFRVLTMTNRELPGLAPKKDRTTGEWDQHPHVRGGLFTSLCYWNRNIFEDGATAFWVLTFNLSKIVELMDTVFLLLRHKPVPFIHWYHHASVMLFCWHAHVSGISNGLGFAVMNMLVHSIMYFYYFMCACGQRKLVRPFASMVTLLQIAQMFAGMALILYTTRLYVTHPGGCDTSASSLAFGTVMYLSYIILFVKLFRDNYVLKKRDGCERRRDTKVGY, encoded by the coding sequence ATGGAGTCGGCtgcgccgagcagcaccgtgACTGCCACGTCGCTGACGGCGTCgtcaccctccctctcaaaTCCTTTCCTGTGGGCCCACCACTACATCACTAGCTTCAAGGGCGGCAAGGCACATCAGTGGATGTGCGCATCACCCCACATTCCGCTCCTGATTGTTGTCGGCTATTTTTTGCTCGTACATGCCGGGCCGCGCGTGTTCTCACGCCTGCTCGGGGGCAAGCCGGTGCCGGGGCTGGCCCCCATCGTCGCAATTTGGAATTTGTTCTTCAGCATCGCATCCACGATCGGCTTCTGCTACTGTGCGCCGTTCCTGTTTCGTGTCTTGACCATGACGAACCGCGAACTGCCGGGGCTCGCACCGAAGAAGGACCGCACAACGGGCGAGTGGGACCAGCACCCCCACGTGCGTGGGGGTCTGTTCACCTCTCTGTGCTACTGGAACCGCAACATCTTCGAggacggcgccaccgccttctgGGTCCTCACCTTCAACCTGAGCAAGATCGTTGAGCTGATGGACACCGTGTTCCTGCTGCTCAGGCACAAGCCGGTCCCCTTCATTCACTGGTACCACCACGCCTCCGTCATGCTCTTCTGCTGGCACGCGCATGTCTCCGGCATCAGCAACGGACTGGGCTTCGCGGTGATGAATATGTTGGTGCACTCCATCATGTACTTCTACTACTtcatgtgcgcgtgcgggcagCGTAAGCTGGTGCGCCCCTTCGCGTCGATGGTGACCCTTCTGCAGATTGCGCAGATGTTCGCTGGGATGGCGCTCATCCTGTACACGACGCGGCTGTACGTGACGCACCCCGGAGGCTGCGACACGAGCGCTTCGTCGCTGGCTTTCGGCACGGTCATGTACCTCTCTTACATTATCCTCTTCGTCAAGCTTTTCCGAGACAACTACGTGCTGAAGAAGCGCGACGGTTGCGAGAGGCGGCGCGATACGAAGGTGGGCTACTAG